The genomic DNA TCGGGACCGGACAGCATGCTGACTGCcacctcaccctccaccacGAAGGTGGTGAACTTCTCCAAGTTGAGACGCAAGCTCTTCCTCCTGTTAATGATCACCTGAAGCAGGCACTGGAGGAAGCTCTGAAAAGCCTGAACGAAGGCCATCCATGCTGAACTATCCACAGTGTGCACAAGACAATCACTCAAGGAGAAAACAGAGGACAAACATGTTTCTAAGAGTTCACTTCCGTGCACAACTTTCAGGACGGTCCCCACATTACTTCCCGACTGCAGTGAGGTCATGAGGCGGTAGATTTCGGTTAGCAGTCCTATAATGCCCGAGGGTTCCGCGTCGCACTGAGGCTGGACGCTGACGGCCATGAAGAACAGGAGAAGGAAGCACTCGGAGTGATCCTCTGGGCTCATGCCGTCCGGGTTAAGCGTTCTGGTGACCTGCAGTAACCCAGCGAGGCTCTCCAGCTGTGTCCCAGTCAGAGGTACTTTAGCCCCGGCCTTCGCCGACTGTAGGACTGCCTGAGCCCTGATGCCCAGTTTGCTCCAGGCAGATTGTGCTTCAGAATGGCTTCCTCCTCCCTCAGAGccagcttcctcctcctcctctccttttgTGACTTGCACCTCTTCACAAAAACTTAACAGCGCCTGACACTGGGAACCCTGCTCAGAACCACACAGGACTCCCACAATCCTTTTGGAGAGACACCGGAGTATAACAGAGTACAGTGAGGATAACTCGACAAGCATCGTGCTCTCAAGCAAATGCTTTGAAATGTGGGCGACGGACAGGTGAGCTGCTTCCTTCTCTGGTCCGTCAGGAGCACCTCCATGCAACAGAGAGTCCAGCAGAATATCGGTTATGTGAGACATGTCATCTCCAGAGAGATATGGAGCCATCAGACCCAGATTTGAGGTCACCAAAAACCAGTGGGCCACTGGATAGGTTCTGTCATCCACACTGCTCACCTGCCGGTCCCACACAGACACCTCATGGAAGGACACCTTCCCTGCCCCTACGATGAGCTGAGCATCCCGGCAGAGATCGCCCCGGATATCTGCATCTGTACAGATGCTGGTCTTAAGAAGAGCCTTCTTCATTCTCTGCAGGGTCAGGTGCTCCTGGAGGAACTGGCTGAGGGGGCCACAGTGCTGGGAAAGGGATAGAACCTGctcccactcctcccccccaacaccgGGCAGCAGACTGGGGCCTGTCTCTGCGAGACCGCTCCTGTACCTGATGCAGTGCATCTCAAACACAGTGTCCACCTCCACCCAGGTGTAGCTGAGGAACAGCGCCGCCTGGTGGACAGTCTGGAACCACGGGGCCTCTGTGTCCTTGACGGCGAGTAGGCGAAGCAGGTGGGTTATGAGCGTGAGCGTTTCTCCCATGAGGCTCTGGGTTTGCTTCAGGATGGGGAGGGGCGAGCTACCGTCCAGGGTCCTAATGCTAAAGAGGACCGCGTGCAGGAGCCCGCTCAGTGAGAGCAGCTTCAGGGCCACGTCCTCTTTCCCCTCCAGGTCCGGCAGCAAGTAGCTCTGCACATTCTCCAGCAGGAGGCGCCAGACTTCCAGGCTTTGGCTGGGGGGGCTTTCTAACAGGCACTGGCTCAGGCTCCGCTGGAGGGCTGCGGTCAGGATCGGCGGCCTCAGCTCGTCGGCCGCCGGGCGGCACACCACCAGCAGAACCTCCTGAAAGAGGCGGGGGAGCTGCCGCAGCTTGGTGTAGGTCTGGAGCACGGCCACGATCAGAGCCTCCCTGGCCTTCCTCGAGCGCACCTCCACGCAGTCACAGTCCACCCAGGCGGACGACACCAGGTCATCCAGGTCGGGTTCCAGCACCAGGTGGTTCAGCGACAGCAGGGCCTTCAGGCAGCGGTACCAGGCCGGTACCCCCGACTGCGCCCTGTAGAGCAGCAGGTGAGCCACCTTCCTGTAGAAGTGAAACTGCGCCTCGCCGTGCTGGATTCTGTCCGCCGCCACGTTGTACACATCTCCGCTCAGGACCAGATTGAGCAGGTTTTCCAGAGAAAGCAGCGACGGGCTCCAGTTTGCAGGGTCAAAGCTGTCCTTGGGGCTCAGGTCGTCCGTGAAGTCCAAAGCGGTGATGAGCCGCGTCAGCAGGCGGAAGCAGACGTCCTTGTTGTCTCCGAAGCGGCAGAAAGCATCCAGGGCAAACCTGTACAGCAGCGGGACGGAGGTGGAGCGCACGACGAAGTGCAGCGACCTGTCGCACAGCCCAGGATCAGACAATCTCTGCAGGATGCTGCTCACCGGGGTCAGCACCCCCTTACGGGCGGGGCCGCGGGAGGAGGCCGCCGCTTCCTTATTGGGCAGCAGCTCCTCCCTGTAGGAGAGCAGGTGGTCAGGCAGAAAGAGAGCCGACTGCAGCACCGCGTCCACTCGGGCCCGGATCTCCCGGCCCAGGTGCACCTGGGCGGTCAGCAAGTGtctgagcaggaggaggggctgcAGCAGGTGGGTGGTCACCTGCGCGAACACGCGGTTGGGGTTGGCCTGCTGTCGCTGCACCAGCAGGTAGCTGCCGAGAGCCAGGTGGAGTAGCTCCAACACCTGGGGGCGCTGGTGATCCCCGGGCTCCTGGCTGGGCATGGCACAGGCCAGGCCGCACAGCCTGGCGAGCAGCTCCACCAGCAGCTCGTACCTGGTGCTGTAGGTGACGGACAGCACAGGTGAGGACAGGATACCATGGCAACATCTCAGCACAGTGGAGGCACTTAAAGGGGATGAGCCCAACTCCAGGATCCTGTCATTGACCACCTGGTGTTGGAGAGAAGAGTGTGTTACACACAGACAATCCACCCAAACTTATTCCATTTCcagaaattatatttctcaCAGtataaaaagattaaaatgtgtatttagtTTCAAAGGGACAGAAGGAAACAGAGTAAGTTGGCAGGTAGACCTGTGCTATGGTCGAGCGCAGACTAAGAGTCTTCCCCTGACTGATGGCCTTCTGCAGCTGCTTGCTGTGTAGAATGTCATCCAGGTATGCCCACAGCCCCTCCAACACCTGCTGGGGAAACTCCACTTTCTTGCTATAGTAACCAGTCAAGGCATGACTTGTCCAATCTAACAACACCTACGGGAAAAGAatagaaagaagaaaaactatgaaaaactCCAAACACACTTGGATGTGCATTATTCAAGGTGTTCCTCAATATTTACAACTCAAAGCCCCCAATGATAAATTTCATCCCCATATGTACTACGTACAAGATCAAATGGACATTGATATTACATATAAATGAACTAGTATAAATCAAGTGGTCTCTGACAAACATCCATGTAAATAggtaataatttattaattaggCAGAATCATGATTATATGCAGTGATGTAGAGTGAATTGCACTGATATACAGGAATGCACAACGATATTCAGTTATGTAGAGCAACATGGAGCGATAAGCAGTGATATGCAGTAATGCTTCATCTCTCTTCTCAGTGAGTTTCTGTGTGTTCTGAGTGAGGTCCCGGTTTGTAAACCCCTCTGTTCTGATGTCTCTGGAGCTGAAGAGTGCAGAGAAGGGGAAAGACGAAGACGTGCCTGTTCCTTGTTTGGGAGGAAGCACTGCGGAGAGATCCAGGCGAAGCGGGCCAGCTTCAGCTTGTCTGTCCATGGCGTTTTTGGACTCTTAAGCTTCAGGTGGATCCCCGAATAGATGGCAGCCATGTTTGATGGCCGGCCTATAGGAGACGACCTCCGCAACCTTCAGCAATCTTTTAACTGGCACTGTCTTTGGTCAGACAGACAATCGTGattcataaataatacaagtaCCTCCGTCTGAGTAAAGAAAAATCATatgaataaaacacaaattagtACAGCCAAACTAACATCAGAACCCAAACAATCTGATCTTGACAAATCTCAAGACACTCTCACCTTACCATCTGGGAATGTACAAGTGCTGTATAGAGTCAGACATACTTTACACAACCTTTACTCTTCAACCTCCCTGATGTCTTAATTTTACGTAAGTCACTGTATCGCtctaaactgaattattttaggCTGGCATCCAAGGCTACAGTAATCCATACTCATTCACACAATCCATAAAGAAGAAACTATTCGTGCTACATTTCACCAGTAGAGGGTGACATTTTACTCCGAGTCTGATATTATAAAATTGTAATCGAACTCCTTAAGAAATAAGCAGCTCCGGCCACACTTGCGGGAGACTTGCCTACTACTGAGTATACTCAATATTAGGCAAGTCGGCCCATTACAGTTATTTTCCAGATTTGAGTTTAACACTTGCCGCACACCTGCGAATACTGAGTAAGGCACGTGCGCCGATTCGTACACGGCCCAGTACAATATTGTCCAGATTTGAGTTTAATTTCATAAACTAGGGCAACTATTTAGAATACATAAACCGTATAGATTAAACATATTCATCTTCAGTCACTCTTTGGGAGAAATTTTAAGATACAAAGACAATCCACACAGCTAAATACGGTGTTAGAATCAACACCTTTTATTGAAATACACAGCAATCTGATTTAGTACTAGCACGTTAGTATTAGATACtaaatttattaataatttaaacagTTCCCCGTACTTCGCTAACATTTTGCAAGCTATTGCTGACAGCAAATTGCACAGCATTTTATAGCAGCTGGTTATTATGAAACATAgtgatttatttacatttagacCGACAATGTAGCACTCAATAGATGTGCGGAATTGCCTAATTGCTGTATTCATATATCCTATTAGTTCGGCGGCTTCGATTTCGGAAAAGGAATGCTAACTAGCTAACTGACTGTCAATGTAAAGTTAGCAGTTGATTACATTTGCACAAACTATGGAACACTTAACCGTTCAGTGAGGAAGAATTATATAGGGCTCTTAGGGTTGACGACATTCAAATTACGTTTTCTAGATATTTATATGTTCTTAGTAGCAATACAGCAGATAAAATCCTTACTTACAAATTTAAACACGTGTGTTTCAATTGGAGCGTCTGAAGCCAGCGATGACCTTTAACCCTCACCCTCCAGACACAAATAGTCGCTGGTCGAGTCTTATGGATATCTTAAGAAGTTTCATATCTGCATAAAGTTGTCGACGAATTCCAGAAGCAGGTGATTAAGTAGTCTGACAAGTTGCTATTTACTTCTAATGCCTTGTGCAAAACAAACCGCAAGCCCCTCTGAACCACACAATCACGACTGAACCACAAACGTGAATTTGCGGAAGAGGAAAGTCTCTACCAATCGATGGTTGTATTTTGTTTAGTAATGTCTTGTCTTTAGATGATACTCGTAGTTCCAGGGCGTCAGATGGTGGATTGGTGTGACCTTAGGTTGTAGGAAGCCGTTTGTGTTATCTGTTAATGACAAGGGCGTTTTATATAGCTACGATGGTTTAGTTAAATGTGCTCATTGGCGATTGTGTAGATATGTCATGGCTATCGAGAAACAGAACTTCGTGCGCCGTGATAAACCGAAGCTGATTATGGAGACCTTGTAAAAAATAGACAGAGCCTGATAATGTGGAGTAACTAACCGTCAGAAACACTCAGCCTGCTAGTTACAGTAGCTGGTGAACATCTGAGTCTACTGACTTTAGTGCGTTTGCTACCTAGCATTGCTGTGTGCTACGGTCGTGTTATACAATTAGTTGAATTGTGTGGTATCCCggatttttttgttcatgtggAATATAGTTTCTCAGAAAACTTCTGCTGTAAACTAGCTTGTTAGAATTCGGGCGAAACATGAGTTCACAGGTTATTGCAGGGTTATGTGTATATTACACTAATCTTAGTAATATGACTATGAATAGAGTGCGATTGGGGTTTCCGAGGAAAATGTGTGTTGGACCGGGTCAACAGAACCACAAGCCCTTTCCCTGCACAGCACAGCGGTTACATGTGTTGGAATATAATGCCTTCGGAAGACTACGAAAGAGATGCTATGTGAATGGGAAAAGACTCGGATTACTGAGGGTACCTGTTGCACGTCcgtttattcataatttttcaAGGGCTTCGTCCCCGCTCTCCATCTGCAAATTTAGGGGGTTTGTTCAGCCTCCATATTTGTGTAGCTCCGGGAACTGGCTAAACACGCGGTCCAGTTATAGCACACCGGCCGGTCCGGACAAAGCGACACAGCCTGGAGAGGATAACAAAAAGCATCCTGCACCTGACACAAATAACAAATTCACACGGATACCATCCGAAGATGTCAAAAGGCTTTTACAGCTAGCTTACCCGGAGCGCTGGCGACTGACAGGTAGGCTGTATCATTTGAGGTCACCACCATGTGTGACCTCAAAAGTTTATTTTCATGGGAACTTTTAGAATGCATTACATCTACATTTAAAGGGTACATTTATGCTTGCATACAAGGACAGAATGGAGGTATCATACGCGTTGTGTTTCAGTGGACTGTTTCAGTGGGGGAGAAGATAATTTGTTCTACAGTCAAATCGGATGGAAAACGGCCAGTTTACTCAAAGCTCTATGACTGCTTAACGTTACAGGCAACGACCCACATCGAATGCCTTTATGTATTACAATACTGGTATATGACGTCTTGTCCAGTGTGGCttaaacaattttacatttgtacagACTATCACTtgatacagctggacatttactTAAGCAATTCACGTTCAAGGGTTCAACAGCAGGGCTGTACCTATATGGAAGTTGAATGTTAGATTTGGGGTACAAGCCCAGGTCCCATAACAATGACACTAAACTGCCACCCTTATATAGAAATGACAATGCAGTGCCATGTCACAAGCATCTGACTGTTTCCTGGCAGGAGTCTGATTTTCTTATTTGGTGGTTGCACTGGGCTGTAATGTCACAGTTCTTTTTAGAAAGAGAAAGGGCTCTGTATTGAACGATCAGTTGCACAGCTATGTTGAGTCACTCATTGTTTTTGGTCACACTAATAGTTGCACCATGGCACACCGTTTACACTAGGCAAATGGGAGCAGGCATCTGCAAGATGGTTGCAGAATGCCACAAATTGGTTGAGGGGACATAGAAAAACTTGGGGGGTGTGCTGGGTTGAGCTGGGCCGTCTGTAGCATTCATCGGTGAGCAGGACTTGATCTCCACCAGAGAAATAAATGCAGCAAGCACTGGACAGCAGTAGAACCAGAGGACATGCATGACCAAAATAATTTAGCAACCTCATTATTTAATATCTGTTGATTTAGTAATGTTATGTTTATGCACATGTAAACGCTACCTTTCCATCATGTGCCTGTCAGCTGTTCTGCTTAAGAAAGGAATAAATTGGTGTGATGTTCATTTGATGCAATTGCTGTTTCTCACTATGTTCTTGTGCTTATTGCTGTACTAGCTAACCGGTGGTTAGCATGATCAGCACAGGCCCAGTCTGATATGCATGTTTGTCTGCAGTGGCTGTGGGGTGCCTGGTAGTGTCCAGCGCAGTCACCATGTCGGCTCCCTTCTTCCTGGGCCGAGTGATTGACACCATCTACCTGAACTCCTCCCCGGACTTCAGCTCCTCCCTTGCCTCCCTGTGCACTATGCTGTGCGGGGTCTTCCTCTGTGGTGCCGCTGCCAACGCCGCTCGGGTCTACCTCATGCAGAGCTCAGGTGAGTCTGAGACAGGTACAACTGGagcaggtgtaggtgtgggaCAGGTAGAACTGGAGCAGATCTGGGACAGCCCATTTCCTCTGTAGGCATAATGAATATACAAGAGGATTACATTTCACACCTCCCCATTGATAATGGTCACAGAGTTTAGACCAATTCCATATTCTTAAATTGCTTCAGCCCAGTTGCGTCAGATAGGTGTCGGTTTTCATAGTCATCCCCATGCACCCTTTCTACAGTTCAGTTCAAAATGCTTTGGAAACATTCTTGTTTTGTACATTATGTATCTGCAAAATGGCATATTATTAGATATGCTGCTTTAGTGTTAGACCATATTCCAGCTAGGTTCTAATACTAGCTGGAAATCCCAGTTTTgctataaaaaatgcattagtgAATGTGAGTGCAATTAATAATGGTGAAATGTGTAGGGATGTCGAGGTGGATAGCCTGTTCATTTCCTGTAACTGAAATTGTGTGACAAGTTAAAGGCTTTGTTCGTGCAGAGAATATCGCTGGATTACACTACTGTAGCTAAGTTCTTACAGATCAGCtatattgaaattaatgtaattttttttggttatttataGCCTAGGCTGTGTGGGCTTTGTAACAAATAATTTCAGTAAAGAACGATTTCTTACATTGAGTTTGTTCTCTTAGTCCATTCCATTTGTAACTGTGAGTTTTAAGTAGTTTTAAATATTGTATGTGCTTACATTCAGTTTATAGAATGGCATGTTTGACTTCCCTATGCACCTTCACCAGCATGAGACTTCTGCAATAGCTTCTGTatgaacaatgaaaatgaatgcaagccGACGACTATTTTGATAACTGCACTGCACAATTGTCACAgccatgcatgtgtttttgtctgcCATTTGTCTGCAtgcaatgaattaaaaatattttatttctggtaACTTTTTCAGGGCAGCAGATTGTGAGAAACTTACGCGAATCCCTTTTTTCCTCGATTTTGAGGCAGGAGATGGGTTTCTTCGACAAGGCACGCACCGGCGAGCTCATTAACCGCCTGTCTGCGGACACGGCTCTTATCGGGCACTCGCTCACCGACAACCTTTCCGACGGCCTCCGTGCCGTTGCCCAGGCAACGGCTGGAATCAGCATGATGGTAAACGCATACGGTCTTTAGGCTGGAGTCAGTTTAAGAAATGAAGAACTGGTATAACATAACTacattgtgtgtatatatatattttattttatttatatatatatatataaaataaaaaatttccagATCTAAAAGTTTTAACCGCTAACACACTTGTTTAACACTTGCCACTCTGAATACAGAACACAAGGGACATCAGCAGTTAAAACTCCTCACTTTTACAACatgtaaaatagatttttgatttaatttgttaattattagaaaagatatcaattatcagTTAAATCGCCAAAGTCATTGGTAGGTAGAGCAACCTGTTGGAAtgacctttatcaaaatgtacaactcacaaccagattaaaattaagagaTCAGAGCAAGTATTCAATGTCCAATCTAAAGATGACGGTTAAACTACCTTAACAAACAATGAATGTTAATAGACCAGTTGCTgttacaaaagaaatgaatgaaaggagATGCCAAATCAAAGCTTGCCTCTCCCAAGATAATCCCAAAATTGGCAAAGACTCGAGTACAAAAACCAACCGACAACAGAACCAGGGATAAAATGTAGAATGCCAGGCATAGATGCAAGACTCAGATGCCAGCTAAAAAGTAAAGACAGGCCCACATTTTAAGTAGGCAGAAGAGGTGGAGTTTATATATTACTGTAGGTTCAGGTTAATCTAcaatacaacacatttttttcaaagttatAGGGTATTAACCCTTTCCTGGTGAGCATTATGGTGACATTAAATTTTAAGGATTTTGAGATCTTTTCAGCAGTGAAAGCTTTGGCTGTTATTGAAATGTTTGCGAGCTACTATGTGGAGAGATTAGATGAGGCAATATTTAAACCAAGTTACAGAGCCAGTACTAACACCCTGGCCTATGCTTTATTCTGATATAGCCTCACCCAGAATCTGCAACACAGTGCCCGTAGTTGTATTAACCAATTTTATGACAGTGTAATGTTTCCCCAGCCACCCATtgacacacacccacccacacactcagaTTTACAATGGCTAACTTGTGCTCTTGCACGCAAGCAATCGTTCCACTTGAACCAACAGGGAAAACTGGGATGTTGAGAAACTAGTTTGACTGAGATTGCCACAGAGGAATCAGTCACAGTGAGGAAATGTTTCCTCATAGTTTGAACTGGAAAAACAGTGTATTTGTTTAATCTGCATGTTTAGTATTCCTACACAAATGCAGCATGTAGATTGGGAAGCGATTCAGATTAGTGACAGTGAATCCAAATTGGCTGTTTGCACCAGTAAAAACTTATGTCAGTTGGAAATTCTGGACGTGCCATGCGTGTGCTTTTAGTCTAACACTCTTTTCCTCTTCTCTAGTTTTATGTGTCCCCCAGTCTGGCCTCGTTCGTACTGATGATCGTCCCTCCCATGGCCGGCCTGGCTGTGGTCTACGGGCGATACCTGCGCTCCATTTCCCGGAGAACgcaggactccctggcagaGTCCACACAGGTGCGTGCAGGGCGCAGGTGGGCACCAGGTAGCCCTTGtgctgagctgtgattggtgcacTCAACATCTGCCAGTGAGCTGGTGTACTCGGGAGCTGTTGGTGACCTATGGAACTATGGGCTGTCAGTGAGATGTACTGATGGATATCATACAAAGCCCAATCATTTATTAATAACTGGTTTCTCCTAGCTGGCAGAGGAGCGGATCAGCAATCTGAGGACAGTGCGCGCGTTTGGGAAGGAGCTGGCGGAGGTGGAGAAGTACGTGGAGAAAGTAAACCACATCCTCATGCTGGCCAAGAAAGAGGCGGTGCTTCGGGCAGGGTTCTTCGGAGCAGTGAGTGTGATTGTTATCGTTGAGGACACATAGAGTCCTGCTCTGGTTAGTGAGCACTCCTGCAGTTGGTATTTCGTGTGTCTCCTCCAGACGGGCTTGAGTGGA from Anguilla rostrata isolate EN2019 chromosome 18, ASM1855537v3, whole genome shotgun sequence includes the following:
- the abcb10 gene encoding ATP-binding cassette sub-family B member 10, mitochondrial isoform X1 codes for the protein MSSQVIAGLCVYYTNLSNMTMNRVRLGFPRKMCVGPGQQNHKPFPCTAQRLHVLEYNAFGRLRKRCYVNGKRLGLLRVPVARPFIHNFSRASSPLSICKFRGFVQPPYLCSSGNWLNTRSSYSTPAGPDKATQPGEDNKKHPAPDTNNKFTRIPSEDVKRLLQLAYPERWRLTVAVGCLVVSSAVTMSAPFFLGRVIDTIYLNSSPDFSSSLASLCTMLCGVFLCGAAANAARVYLMQSSGQQIVRNLRESLFSSILRQEMGFFDKARTGELINRLSADTALIGHSLTDNLSDGLRAVAQATAGISMMFYVSPSLASFVLMIVPPMAGLAVVYGRYLRSISRRTQDSLAESTQLAEERISNLRTVRAFGKELAEVEKYVEKVNHILMLAKKEAVLRAGFFGATGLSGNLLILAVLYKGGLLMGSEHMTVGELSSFLMYAFWVGVSISGLSSFYSELMKGFGAGTRLWELLDRKPEFPLNEGIVLQPGQLKGELEFRNVSFAYPTRKDAPIFQDLSLHVPAGSVLAVVGPSGSGKSTLVSLLLRLYDPDAGIITVDGHDVRELNPYWLRSHIGTVSQEPVLFSCSVAENIAYGAADPSLVTAQDVQRAAHMANAYTFVQDFPQGFQTLVGEKGVLLSGGQKQRIAIARALLKNPKILLLDEATSALDAENEFLVQEALERLMQGRTVLIIAHRLSTIQNADAVAVLDQRRVVEIGRHAELLRNRQGLFRKLMEKQAFLQAEHKQVLRE
- the urb2 gene encoding unhealthy ribosome biogenesis protein 2 homolog, whose translation is MAAIYSGIHLKLKSPKTPWTDKLKLARFAWISPQCFLPNKEQVLLDWTSHALTGYYSKKVEFPQQVLEGLWAYLDDILHSKQLQKAISQGKTLSLRSTIAQVVNDRILELGSSPLSASTVLRCCHGILSSPVLSVTYSTRYELLVELLARLCGLACAMPSQEPGDHQRPQVLELLHLALGSYLLVQRQQANPNRVFAQVTTHLLQPLLLLRHLLTAQVHLGREIRARVDAVLQSALFLPDHLLSYREELLPNKEAAASSRGPARKGVLTPVSSILQRLSDPGLCDRSLHFVVRSTSVPLLYRFALDAFCRFGDNKDVCFRLLTRLITALDFTDDLSPKDSFDPANWSPSLLSLENLLNLVLSGDVYNVAADRIQHGEAQFHFYRKVAHLLLYRAQSGVPAWYRCLKALLSLNHLVLEPDLDDLVSSAWVDCDCVEVRSRKAREALIVAVLQTYTKLRQLPRLFQEVLLVVCRPAADELRPPILTAALQRSLSQCLLESPPSQSLEVWRLLLENVQSYLLPDLEGKEDVALKLLSLSGLLHAVLFSIRTLDGSSPLPILKQTQSLMGETLTLITHLLRLLAVKDTEAPWFQTVHQAALFLSYTWVEVDTVFEMHCIRYRSGLAETGPSLLPGVGGEEWEQVLSLSQHCGPLSQFLQEHLTLQRMKKALLKTSICTDADIRGDLCRDAQLIVGAGKVSFHEVSVWDRQVSSVDDRTYPVAHWFLVTSNLGLMAPYLSGDDMSHITDILLDSLLHGGAPDGPEKEAAHLSVAHISKHLLESTMLVELSSLYSVILRCLSKRIVGVLCGSEQGSQCQALLSFCEEVQVTKGEEEEEAGSEGGGSHSEAQSAWSKLGIRAQAVLQSAKAGAKVPLTGTQLESLAGLLQVTRTLNPDGMSPEDHSECFLLLFFMAVSVQPQCDAEPSGIIGLLTEIYRLMTSLQSGSNVGTVLKVVHGSELLETCLSSVFSLSDCLVHTVDSSAWMAFVQAFQSFLQCLLQVIINRRKSLRLNLEKFTTFVVEGEVAVSMLSGPEREGSPEAGSLVSLQLLLASLTTLCQTMTANLGESSKLDETLVQLSERALCTLGPVVQLCLRGQACERLGQAFSVDVVTVMVQVELSQISSRASDGDKQSEQGHLAHRDLYRSFAQQVLKELCSAPRPMDFLFSSLHFLTAYYTAATATAEPNLMDLYISALQNLRMLLAAPWLSVVELQELQTPVKELLTQLVSRSSQEQQHVLMGTLKEGLSSALVRNGRSKDVLSAVTLTKLLASCSLSESCYKAFWFLAPQIISAIIFVVQECARDVALVGELAVPAVEALTVLLRRGEGVLSNPHHVGLAFGALQLVPLELPSAEVYHSAFQAVHEALFAVVQCHPQVMLKATPSFLNCFSRLVASVMREGRQRPEGERGSEAESEVVLKCALLVERMYTHIASVAEGFTVLSSFIVAQYVSELQKVTLYPEIKSHLTEGIYKILDLCVEQDIKFLSSTLPLGVREVFSELYSSYTHYHKTQRQGEAKYTA